Proteins encoded by one window of Desulfobacteraceae bacterium:
- a CDS encoding prepilin peptidase: MPLPIAPELPAFILGACIGSFLNVCIYRIPLARSIVSPGSMCPRCGSPIRFYDNIPILSYLWLKGRCRQCQARVSPRYPLVELLTALLFTAVAHRFGVSIEAAIYMAFSAALVTITFIDIDHRIIPDRISLPGIGLCFLAALTLPHMGWQASLLGIVVGGGSLFVVAWTYSMLTGKEGMGGGDVKLLAMIGALLGWQGVIFTIFSASLLGTVVGLGVMVHARSNLKLAVPFGPFLATGALAYIFMGRELVAWYFGLMR, from the coding sequence ATGCCATTACCCATCGCCCCCGAACTTCCGGCCTTTATTCTGGGTGCCTGTATCGGCAGCTTTCTCAATGTCTGCATCTACCGCATACCGCTCGCCCGATCGATCGTCTCCCCGGGCTCCATGTGCCCGCGCTGCGGAAGCCCGATTCGCTTCTACGACAACATCCCGATTTTGAGCTACCTCTGGCTGAAAGGCCGCTGCCGCCAATGCCAGGCCCGGGTGTCGCCCCGCTACCCCCTGGTGGAGCTCCTGACCGCCCTGCTTTTCACGGCCGTTGCCCATCGCTTCGGCGTCTCCATCGAGGCCGCGATTTACATGGCATTCAGCGCGGCGCTGGTGACCATCACCTTTATCGACATCGACCACCGCATCATCCCGGACCGGATTTCCCTGCCCGGCATTGGGCTGTGCTTCCTGGCGGCCCTGACCCTGCCCCACATGGGCTGGCAGGCGTCCCTGCTGGGCATTGTGGTTGGCGGCGGCAGCCTTTTTGTGGTAGCCTGGACTTACAGCATGCTGACCGGAAAGGAAGGCATGGGCGGCGGCGACGTCAAACTGCTGGCCATGATCGGCGCGCTCTTGGGATGGCAGGGGGTGATTTTCACCATATTTTCGGCCTCATTGCTGGGCACCGTGGTCGGGCTGGGGGTTATGGTGCATGCCCGCAGCAACCTCAAACTGGCGGTTCCCTTCGGCCCCTTCCTGGCCACCGGCGCCTTGGCCTATATTTTCATGGGCCGCGAACTGGTGGCCTGGTATTTTGGATTGATGCGCTAG
- a CDS encoding metallophosphoesterase family protein, which translates to MRLAVLSDIHANLEAFQQVLKDIDRADIDAVVSLGDNIGYGPDPNAVIDLLQQRRIPSVMGNHELAVVSPRHLGWFNPLARRSLRWTIERLSEPSRDFISRLPGVLTLYGLRFVHGFPPRAITTYLFQVSPQRILNTFQRLSEPLCFIGHTHDLEHLEYDGHDVSRHPLREGGVALRPENRHILNIGAVGQPRDGDNRAKYVIWDSLEKVLTVRFLAYDIAKVVRKIKAAGLPEAHADRLW; encoded by the coding sequence ATGCGCCTTGCGGTCTTATCCGACATCCACGCCAACCTCGAAGCGTTCCAGCAGGTTCTAAAGGACATCGACCGGGCCGACATCGACGCCGTCGTCAGCCTGGGGGACAACATCGGCTACGGGCCGGATCCCAACGCGGTGATCGACCTGCTCCAGCAGCGCCGGATCCCCTCGGTAATGGGAAACCACGAACTGGCGGTGGTCAGCCCCCGGCATCTGGGCTGGTTCAACCCCCTGGCGCGCCGGTCCCTGCGCTGGACCATCGAGAGGCTTTCAGAGCCATCCCGGGACTTCATCAGCCGCCTGCCGGGGGTTTTGACGCTTTACGGCTTGCGGTTTGTCCACGGCTTCCCGCCGCGGGCGATCACCACCTACCTTTTCCAGGTTTCGCCGCAGCGGATCTTGAACACCTTCCAACGCCTCTCGGAGCCCCTCTGCTTCATCGGTCACACCCACGACCTGGAACACCTGGAATACGACGGTCACGACGTCTCACGCCACCCCCTGCGGGAAGGCGGCGTCGCGCTTCGCCCGGAAAACCGCCACATCCTGAACATCGGCGCCGTCGGCCAGCCGCGCGATGGCGACAACCGGGCCAAATACGTGATCTGGGACTCCCTTGAAAAGGTCCTCACGGTGCGTTTCTTGGCCTACGACATCGCCAAGGTGGTACGAAAAATCAAGGCCGCCGGGCTCCCCGAAGCCCATGCCGATCGGCTTTGGTGA
- a CDS encoding protein kinase — translation MQTIGKYRIRGLLGRGAMSRVYRVEIPTIRKTVALKRLEPDPMLVALMGAEKIRRLFVSEAVTMAGLRHPNVVAVWDFGETQGIPHYLMEHYSHNLGEMIGESYRVERPSRAIPVDKALHYLRGVLSGLACLHYAGIVHRDIKPFNILITEQDTAKICDFGLSKLRGETFAGPQQLKVGSPWYAAPEQEADPNAAGFSADVFSAGVMFYRMLTGVLPMAEPMPPSRQHPDLDAIWDAFILKAIAPNPDARHGDGRQMLAALADLETHWEKRKEAVCRLPPDPPGQSPTAKHAPRILRKTPRKVAPKEALAFFRLDPLWRPLSIRPRAFRQKSAGIILDAESGLVWQTAGTPYPLTWHQAAAYVEHLRAEGFGDRQNWRLPTVDELLTLVTDLPRNRDFCLDPVFDPEQRWAWSADRRSFVAAWCVSFDLGYVSPQDFTDLNFVRAVADA, via the coding sequence ATGCAGACCATTGGAAAATACCGCATCCGCGGCCTTCTCGGACGCGGCGCCATGAGCCGGGTCTACCGGGTTGAAATCCCCACGATTCGAAAGACAGTGGCCCTCAAGCGCCTGGAACCGGACCCTATGCTGGTGGCGTTGATGGGCGCTGAAAAAATCCGCCGCTTGTTCGTTTCCGAGGCGGTCACGATGGCGGGCCTGCGGCACCCCAATGTGGTCGCCGTCTGGGACTTTGGCGAAACCCAAGGGATCCCCCACTACCTCATGGAGCATTACAGCCACAACCTCGGCGAGATGATCGGGGAATCCTACCGTGTGGAACGCCCGTCGCGTGCGATACCGGTGGACAAGGCGCTTCACTACCTCCGCGGGGTGCTAAGCGGGCTCGCCTGCCTGCATTACGCCGGCATCGTCCATCGCGACATCAAGCCCTTCAACATCCTGATCACGGAGCAGGACACGGCCAAGATATGTGATTTCGGTCTTTCCAAGCTGAGGGGGGAAACGTTTGCGGGACCGCAGCAGCTAAAGGTCGGCTCGCCCTGGTATGCGGCTCCGGAGCAGGAGGCCGACCCGAACGCCGCGGGATTCAGCGCCGATGTCTTTTCGGCGGGGGTGATGTTCTACCGGATGCTGACCGGGGTCCTGCCCATGGCGGAGCCCATGCCTCCCAGCCGGCAGCACCCCGACCTTGACGCCATCTGGGACGCGTTCATCCTCAAGGCCATTGCCCCGAACCCGGATGCGCGCCATGGCGACGGCCGCCAAATGTTGGCGGCTTTGGCCGATCTTGAAACCCACTGGGAAAAGCGCAAAGAAGCGGTCTGTCGCCTGCCACCCGACCCCCCGGGTCAATCCCCGACCGCGAAGCACGCGCCGCGGATACTGCGAAAAACGCCGCGCAAGGTGGCCCCAAAAGAGGCGCTGGCGTTTTTCCGGCTCGATCCCCTCTGGCGGCCCCTCAGCATCAGGCCGCGAGCTTTCAGGCAGAAAAGCGCGGGCATCATCCTGGACGCCGAAAGCGGCCTGGTGTGGCAAACTGCCGGCACACCCTACCCCCTGACCTGGCATCAGGCCGCAGCCTACGTGGAGCATCTGAGAGCCGAAGGCTTCGGCGACAGGCAGAACTGGCGCCTGCCGACGGTGGACGAACTGCTTACGCTGGTGACCGATCTCCCCCGCAACCGCGATTTCTGCCTGGACCCGGTGTTCGACCCCGAACAGCGCTGGGCGTGGAGCGCGGACCGGCGGTCTTTCGTGGCAGCCTGGTGCGTCAGCTTCGATCTGGGGTACGTATCCCCCCAGGACTTCACCGACCTGAACTTTGTGCGCGCGGTGGCCGACGCTTGA
- the tpx gene encoding thiol peroxidase — MAQITFKGTPIITQGDLPKVGAPAPDFTLTKTDLSDVNLSDFKGKRVVLNIFPSVDTPVCATSVRRFNQEASKLENCVVLCVSRDLPFAHARFCGAEGLNEVVSVSDFRTGSFGERYGVTIAEGPLKGLLSRAVVIVDEKGTVGYTQQVPEIAEEPDYTAALAALA; from the coding sequence ATGGCCCAAATCACCTTCAAAGGCACACCAATCATCACCCAGGGCGATCTGCCGAAGGTTGGCGCTCCGGCGCCGGACTTCACCCTGACCAAAACGGACCTTTCCGATGTCAACCTTTCCGATTTCAAGGGCAAGCGGGTGGTGCTGAACATCTTTCCCAGCGTTGACACCCCGGTGTGCGCCACCTCGGTGCGACGCTTCAACCAGGAGGCCAGCAAACTGGAGAACTGCGTGGTACTGTGCGTCTCCAGGGACCTGCCCTTCGCGCATGCCCGCTTTTGCGGCGCCGAAGGCCTCAACGAAGTCGTATCGGTCTCTGATTTTCGCACCGGGAGCTTCGGTGAGCGCTACGGGGTGACCATTGCAGAAGGCCCGTTGAAGGGCCTGCTGTCCCGCGCCGTGGTGATTGTGGATGAAAAAGGAACGGTGGGCTATACCCAGCAGGTGCCGGAGATCGCCGAGGAGCCGGATTACACGGCGGCCCTGGCGGCCCTGGCCTGA
- a CDS encoding glycine/betaine/sarcosine/D-proline family reductase selenoprotein B, translating into MTTSSSQSESLTEFKDSFAYGSRTDLNFKFLKSLPDQEAAEFFRLLLLKLGAALDDGDFGRVIDHVLEWQARGYAEAKQFAYDDGPFTVLAKPLTAARMALISSSGHFVAGDDPRPLGIADMTQEMAVAKIMEIIKAPPTLSAIPFDTPPQRLRVRHGGYDIRGAQADHNVVLPIDGLRQLRAEGKIGALTDAAYAFMGVCSQIRLLKQSGPQWVALLQEKEVEALLLVPV; encoded by the coding sequence ATGACGACATCCTCCTCCCAAAGCGAAAGCCTGACGGAGTTCAAAGATTCCTTCGCTTATGGGTCGCGCACTGACCTGAACTTCAAGTTTTTGAAGAGCCTGCCGGATCAGGAGGCGGCCGAGTTTTTCCGGCTGCTTCTCTTGAAACTGGGCGCGGCCCTGGACGACGGCGACTTTGGCCGCGTGATCGACCACGTCCTGGAATGGCAGGCCAGGGGCTATGCCGAGGCCAAACAGTTCGCCTACGACGACGGCCCCTTCACGGTGCTGGCCAAACCGCTCACCGCGGCCCGCATGGCGCTGATCTCCTCCAGCGGGCACTTCGTGGCCGGGGACGACCCCCGGCCGCTGGGAATCGCCGACATGACCCAGGAGATGGCGGTTGCCAAGATCATGGAGATAATCAAGGCGCCGCCGACCCTTTCAGCCATCCCTTTCGACACCCCGCCCCAGCGCCTGCGGGTGCGCCACGGAGGCTACGATATTCGCGGCGCCCAGGCCGACCACAATGTTGTCCTGCCCATTGACGGCCTGCGTCAGCTGCGGGCCGAGGGTAAAATCGGGGCCCTGACCGACGCGGCCTACGCCTTCATGGGAGTCTGCTCCCAGATCCGGCTGTTGAAGCAAAGCGGGCCCCAATGGGTGGCCCTGCTCCAGGAAAAAGAGGTCGAGGCCCTCTTGCTGGTACCCGTCTGA
- a CDS encoding universal stress protein, translating to MAKKILIAIDDSENARRAAAFVAQTFTPDSRITLFSVLPDTASICEMDSPELTPYFVTQQTSFCTIEAKKRELIENALAGAKKDLLAAGFDADAIKIKMEAKKKGIAQDIAAEAQTGYDVVVLGRRGISGIKEFFLGSISQKVINAVKDVSVVFVN from the coding sequence ATGGCCAAAAAAATTCTGATCGCGATCGACGATTCTGAAAACGCCCGACGGGCGGCCGCATTTGTCGCCCAAACGTTCACGCCCGACAGCCGCATCACGCTTTTCAGCGTCCTGCCCGACACGGCTTCCATTTGCGAAATGGACAGCCCCGAACTCACCCCCTATTTTGTAACCCAGCAGACCTCTTTTTGCACCATCGAAGCCAAAAAGCGCGAACTGATCGAAAACGCCCTGGCCGGTGCCAAAAAAGACCTTCTGGCCGCGGGCTTCGACGCTGACGCCATCAAGATCAAAATGGAAGCCAAGAAAAAGGGGATCGCGCAGGACATCGCCGCCGAGGCGCAGACCGGTTACGATGTCGTGGTTCTCGGCCGGCGGGGCATCTCGGGCATCAAGGAGTTTTTTTTGGGCAGCATATCGCAGAAGGTCATCAATGCCGTAAAGGACGTATCGGTGGTATTCGTCAATTGA
- a CDS encoding aldehyde dehydrogenase family protein codes for MKAILDEFQLTGEHSGVGSGAWLAAEGRTLEVRSPIDNGVIGRVRTAARSDYETVISRAQKAFESWRTVPAPKRGEIVRQIGEALRAHKQELGALVSLEVGKIRAEGAGEVQEMIDIADFALGQSRMLYGLSMHSERPDHRIYEQWHPLGPIGVITAFNFPVAVWAWNAMIALVAGNTVVWKPSSKAALSAIAATKIVWEVLERQDLPQGIVNLVVGDREAVGEPLAHDRRLPLISATGSVAMGREVARAVAGRLGRSLLELGGNNGIIVTPSADFKLAVPAIVFGAVGTAGQRCTSTRRLIIHESIYEALSAALVQAYRQVTVGNPLAAGTLMGPLIDRAAVRSMQDALERLESEGGKILYGGRPLTEPPLDTGTYVAPCICEARADTPVVAEETFAPILFLMRYRSLEEAVAIHNQVPQGLSSAIMTTDLREAEFFLSQRGSDCGIANVNIGTSGAEIGGAFGGEKDTGGGREAGSDAWKTYMRRQTNTINWSSRLPLAQGIRFDIGIEDSGQ; via the coding sequence ATGAAGGCAATCCTGGATGAATTCCAGCTGACCGGCGAACACTCCGGCGTCGGCAGCGGGGCGTGGTTGGCCGCCGAAGGGCGGACCCTGGAGGTTCGCTCCCCCATTGATAACGGGGTGATCGGGCGCGTTCGCACCGCCGCCCGTAGCGATTATGAAACCGTGATCAGCCGCGCACAGAAGGCCTTTGAAAGCTGGCGCACGGTTCCGGCCCCCAAACGCGGCGAAATCGTGCGCCAGATCGGGGAAGCCCTCAGAGCCCACAAGCAGGAACTGGGCGCACTGGTGAGCCTCGAAGTCGGCAAGATCCGGGCGGAAGGCGCGGGTGAAGTCCAGGAAATGATCGATATCGCCGATTTCGCGCTGGGGCAGTCCCGTATGCTATACGGGCTGAGCATGCACAGCGAGCGCCCGGACCACCGCATTTACGAGCAGTGGCATCCGCTGGGCCCGATCGGGGTGATCACGGCCTTCAATTTCCCGGTGGCGGTCTGGGCGTGGAACGCCATGATCGCCCTGGTGGCCGGAAACACCGTGGTCTGGAAGCCCTCCTCAAAAGCCGCCTTAAGCGCGATCGCCGCCACCAAGATCGTCTGGGAGGTGCTGGAGCGCCAGGATCTGCCCCAGGGGATCGTGAACCTCGTGGTGGGCGACCGCGAGGCCGTCGGAGAGCCCCTGGCCCACGACCGCCGCCTTCCGCTGATCTCCGCCACGGGCAGCGTCGCCATGGGCCGTGAGGTGGCACGCGCGGTGGCGGGCCGGCTGGGCCGCAGCCTGCTGGAGCTGGGCGGCAACAACGGCATCATCGTCACCCCCAGCGCCGATTTCAAGCTGGCCGTGCCGGCCATTGTTTTCGGCGCCGTCGGCACCGCGGGCCAGCGCTGTACCAGCACGCGGCGCCTGATCATCCATGAGTCGATCTACGAGGCCCTCTCGGCCGCCCTGGTCCAGGCCTACCGCCAGGTGACGGTGGGCAACCCCCTTGCGGCCGGCACCCTGATGGGGCCCCTGATCGACCGGGCCGCCGTCCGCAGCATGCAGGACGCCCTGGAACGCCTGGAGTCCGAGGGCGGCAAAATCCTTTACGGCGGGCGCCCGCTGACCGAGCCGCCCTTGGATACCGGCACCTACGTCGCGCCCTGCATCTGCGAGGCCCGGGCGGACACCCCGGTGGTGGCCGAGGAGACCTTTGCGCCGATTCTCTTCCTCATGCGCTACCGCAGCCTGGAAGAGGCCGTGGCGATTCACAACCAGGTGCCCCAGGGGCTTTCCTCGGCCATCATGACCACCGACCTGCGCGAGGCCGAATTTTTTTTGAGTCAGCGGGGAAGCGATTGCGGTATTGCCAACGTCAACATCGGGACATCGGGTGCGGAAATCGGCGGGGCCTTCGGTGGCGAAAAAGACACCGGCGGCGGCCGGGAGGCCGGCTCGGATGCCTGGAAGACCTACATGCGGCGCCAGACCAATACGATCAACTGGTCCAGCCGACTGCCCCTGGCCCAGGGCATCAGGTTCGACATCGGCATCGAGGACTCCGGGCAATGA
- a CDS encoding GTPase domain-containing protein, producing MATRRDHPLKGALQAVSDDLKKTGELLGLPPEGLLKDWLETLRARLLPRLSGELPLVAAICGGGSSGKSTLFNALVGKAVSTVGGRAGLNRRVLLCSHPSLFQREGLLTLLFQPFGCLPGPLGDPADLAVPGCPLYVASERVSADLLLMDTPDFDTGARGVYVNRETSRQALETADVLIYIFTNANYNNRDNTDFLADELTQVGTKKCFLVYRVYPTFKAEEVREHATTVARNLYGQDAPNQVIGVYRADESNAVASGEAPMILSPLDPGAPPLADALRALDPRKLQPELMASMLADTLAQAAAFSERLALSRQALALYRDALRTAQSHSVQQALRHFPTDRLLKRFAKIWLQTDPPHIKLLRKTGTAIEWPYRGVLKIVKRLRKGRAGASPSAKDGLRRQLEEDLLSAVHDLYRQAVGPWLEVTATVQDAAGKQMAAIAKTLAAAPENAHALMGGRVRMTPADQPGLAAFKVPTHPALSAEQERLRSLEWSTTLQTLLTRKELTQFISPEVENSLRQLADQFRRQMGLRDKLWQTVAAFLNVLPATAAVTYILSTGDPIGAAGIKVKLTGFFGLHDLYALIAIPATSGMKSADRRLLETMLAPIARAWLSDKAETVQKILEENLTGALIARATQILDDSRDTLAAVDDHLRQCRKAAPPEWQTTG from the coding sequence ATGGCCACCCGCCGCGATCACCCCCTGAAAGGGGCGCTTCAAGCTGTCAGCGACGATTTGAAGAAAACCGGCGAACTGCTGGGGCTGCCGCCCGAGGGTCTGCTGAAGGATTGGCTGGAGACCCTCAGGGCGCGTTTGCTGCCGCGCCTGTCGGGAGAATTGCCGCTGGTGGCCGCGATTTGCGGCGGCGGCTCATCCGGCAAGTCGACGCTCTTCAACGCCTTGGTGGGCAAAGCGGTTTCCACGGTGGGCGGGCGGGCCGGCCTTAATCGGCGGGTGCTGCTGTGTTCGCACCCCAGCCTTTTCCAGCGCGAGGGCCTTCTAACGCTGCTCTTTCAACCCTTCGGCTGCCTGCCCGGCCCCCTGGGCGACCCGGCCGACCTGGCCGTCCCCGGCTGCCCGCTGTATGTCGCTAGCGAGCGGGTTTCCGCCGACCTGCTGCTGATGGACACGCCGGACTTCGACACCGGCGCCCGCGGGGTTTACGTCAACCGCGAAACCTCCCGCCAGGCCCTGGAGACGGCCGACGTTTTGATCTACATCTTCACCAACGCCAACTACAACAACCGCGACAACACCGATTTCCTGGCCGATGAGCTGACCCAGGTCGGCACCAAGAAATGTTTCCTGGTCTACCGTGTCTACCCCACCTTCAAGGCCGAGGAGGTCCGTGAACATGCGACCACGGTGGCCCGCAACCTCTACGGGCAGGATGCCCCAAACCAGGTCATCGGCGTCTACCGGGCCGATGAGAGCAACGCCGTGGCCAGCGGTGAAGCGCCCATGATCTTGAGCCCCCTGGATCCGGGGGCCCCGCCCCTGGCCGATGCCCTTCGGGCCCTGGACCCGCGCAAGCTGCAGCCCGAGCTGATGGCCTCGATGCTGGCCGACACCCTGGCCCAGGCCGCCGCCTTCTCCGAGCGCCTGGCGCTCTCGCGCCAGGCGCTGGCGCTTTACCGCGACGCCCTGCGCACCGCCCAGAGCCACAGCGTCCAGCAGGCCCTGCGCCATTTCCCCACCGATCGCCTGCTCAAGCGCTTTGCCAAGATATGGCTGCAAACCGACCCGCCCCACATCAAGCTGCTGCGCAAGACCGGAACGGCCATTGAATGGCCCTACCGCGGGGTGCTCAAGATCGTCAAGCGCCTGCGCAAAGGCCGGGCTGGCGCTTCACCATCGGCCAAAGACGGCCTCCGCCGGCAGTTGGAGGAGGATCTGCTGAGCGCCGTGCATGACCTCTACCGCCAGGCTGTGGGCCCCTGGCTCGAGGTCACGGCCACAGTTCAGGATGCGGCCGGGAAACAGATGGCGGCCATCGCCAAGACCCTGGCGGCGGCCCCCGAAAACGCGCATGCCCTGATGGGCGGCCGGGTTCGAATGACGCCCGCCGATCAGCCGGGGCTGGCGGCCTTCAAGGTCCCGACCCATCCGGCGCTTTCAGCCGAACAGGAGCGCCTCAGATCCCTGGAGTGGTCCACCACTCTGCAAACCCTGCTGACCCGCAAGGAACTGACCCAATTTATTTCCCCCGAGGTGGAAAACAGTCTAAGACAACTGGCCGATCAGTTTCGCCGCCAGATGGGCCTGCGCGACAAGCTCTGGCAGACGGTGGCGGCCTTTCTCAACGTTCTGCCGGCGACCGCGGCCGTCACCTACATCCTCTCGACCGGGGACCCGATCGGAGCGGCAGGCATCAAGGTCAAGCTGACGGGCTTTTTCGGGTTGCATGACCTTTACGCGCTGATTGCCATACCGGCCACTTCCGGCATGAAAAGCGCCGACCGCCGGCTGCTGGAGACCATGCTGGCCCCCATTGCGCGCGCCTGGTTGAGCGACAAGGCCGAGACCGTGCAGAAAATCCTGGAAGAGAACCTGACCGGCGCGCTCATTGCGCGCGCCACCCAAATACTGGACGACAGCCGAGACACCCTGGCCGCCGTCGACGATCACCTGCGGCAGTGCAGAAAGGCAGCGCCCCCCGAATGGCAAACAACCGGATAG